In one Pseudomonas sp. MM211 genomic region, the following are encoded:
- a CDS encoding phosphoribosylaminoimidazolesuccinocarboxamide synthase encodes MTTPSLSLKKIYSGKVRDLYEIDDKRMLMVATDRLSAFDVILEQPIPDKGKILTAISNFWFDKLAHVVPNHFTGDRVEDVVPAAELPLVEGRAVVAKRLKPVAVEAIVRGYIVGSGWKEYQKSGTVCGIQLPAGLKEAAKLPQPIFTPSTKAAVGDHDENISFEQCEAIIGAELAAKVRDTAIALYVAAVEYAATRGIIIADTKFEFGLDEDGTLTLMDEVLTPDSSRFWPADSYAEGTNPPSFDKQFVRNWLESTGWNKEPPAPAVPADVAQKTADKYREALTRLTA; translated from the coding sequence ATGACCACACCTTCCCTGAGCCTGAAAAAGATCTATTCGGGCAAAGTTCGCGATCTCTACGAGATCGACGACAAGCGCATGCTGATGGTCGCGACCGATCGCCTGTCGGCCTTCGACGTGATCCTTGAACAGCCGATTCCGGATAAGGGCAAGATCCTCACCGCCATCTCCAACTTCTGGTTCGACAAGCTCGCTCACGTGGTGCCCAACCACTTCACCGGTGATCGCGTCGAAGATGTAGTGCCGGCTGCCGAGCTGCCGTTGGTCGAGGGCCGTGCCGTGGTCGCCAAGCGCCTCAAGCCAGTTGCCGTGGAAGCCATCGTGCGCGGCTACATCGTCGGTTCCGGCTGGAAGGAGTACCAGAAGAGCGGCACCGTGTGCGGTATCCAGCTGCCGGCCGGCCTGAAGGAAGCCGCCAAGCTGCCACAGCCGATCTTCACCCCGTCGACCAAAGCTGCCGTTGGTGACCATGACGAGAACATCAGCTTCGAGCAGTGCGAAGCGATCATCGGTGCCGAGCTGGCTGCCAAGGTGCGCGACACCGCCATCGCCCTGTACGTCGCGGCAGTGGAATACGCAGCGACCCGCGGCATCATCATCGCCGACACCAAGTTCGAATTCGGCCTCGATGAAGACGGCACCCTGACCCTGATGGACGAAGTGCTGACCCCCGACTCCAGCCGCTTCTGGCCCGCCGACAGCTACGCCGAAGGCACCAACCCGCCGAGCTTCGACAAGCAGTTCGTGCGCAACTGGCTGGAATCCACTGGCTGGAACAAAGAGCCACCAGCCCCAGCCGTACCGGCAGACGTCGCGCAGAAGACTGCCGACAAATACCGCGAGGCGCTGACTCGTCTTACTGCCTGA
- the bamC gene encoding outer membrane protein assembly factor BamC → MKRLAGLSALALIITSTSGCGWIWGENGYFRDRGSDYLTARQTAPMQLPADVEAKRLDPLLPVPHQIRDSDVKGEYDVPRPQALAVSEDVSEFSLQNSGDSSWLVAQRVPAEVWPGARQFFEDGGFRIVDERPQTGEFSTDWKRFDALSSSMQSRLGGRVAGLDNNTETRVHVRLEPGVQRNTSEIFVVTAQRPAGSTTDVPFTERSVNKALDAALLDELQVNLTRSVEQGGSVSLLAGRDYDAPNRVSLSADGNGNPVLNLNTDFDRAWSGVGRSLRMAELRVDDINRTLGVYYVNLAEGPQRANEKPGFFSRLFGGSDSKDEIEARAERYQVRLTAVGDTVQVTVEKDLNTVAPADVARRVLGMIQENLG, encoded by the coding sequence ATGAAGCGACTGGCCGGACTTTCCGCACTTGCTCTGATCATCACCAGCACCAGTGGCTGTGGCTGGATCTGGGGCGAAAATGGCTACTTCCGTGATCGCGGTAGCGATTACCTGACCGCACGGCAGACCGCACCGATGCAACTGCCTGCCGATGTCGAGGCCAAGCGCCTTGATCCGCTGCTGCCGGTGCCCCATCAGATCCGCGACAGCGACGTGAAGGGTGAGTACGACGTGCCGCGCCCGCAAGCACTAGCTGTTAGCGAAGACGTCAGCGAGTTCAGCCTGCAGAACAGCGGCGACTCCAGCTGGCTGGTCGCCCAGCGTGTACCGGCTGAAGTCTGGCCGGGTGCCCGTCAATTCTTCGAGGATGGCGGCTTCCGTATCGTTGACGAACGCCCGCAAACGGGTGAATTCAGCACCGATTGGAAGCGTTTCGATGCGCTGTCCAGCAGCATGCAGAGCCGCCTAGGCGGCCGTGTCGCCGGTCTCGACAACAACACAGAAACCCGTGTGCACGTGCGCCTCGAGCCGGGGGTGCAGCGCAATACCAGCGAGATCTTCGTGGTGACTGCGCAGCGCCCCGCGGGCAGCACGACCGACGTGCCGTTCACCGAGCGCAGCGTCAACAAGGCACTGGACGCGGCACTGCTCGACGAGCTGCAGGTCAACCTGACGCGCAGTGTCGAACAGGGCGGCTCGGTATCGTTGCTGGCCGGCCGTGACTACGATGCACCGAACCGTGTGAGCTTGTCCGCTGATGGCAACGGCAATCCCGTGCTGAACCTGAACACCGACTTTGACCGTGCATGGTCCGGCGTTGGTCGCTCGTTGCGCATGGCTGAACTGCGTGTCGATGACATCAACCGTACTCTGGGCGTTTACTACGTCAACCTGGCCGAAGGCCCGCAGCGTGCCAACGAGAAACCTGGTTTCTTCAGCCGTCTGTTTGGTGGTTCGGACAGCAAGGACGAAATTGAAGCCCGCGCCGAGCGCTATCAGGTACGCCTGACAGCCGTGGGTGACACCGTGCAGGTAACGGTCGAGAAAGACCTCAATACTGTTGCACCGGCTGATGTAGCGCGTCGTGTGCTGGGCATGATTCAGGAAAACCTCGGCTAA
- the dapA gene encoding 4-hydroxy-tetrahydrodipicolinate synthase: MIAGSMVALVTPMDAQGNLDWDALSKLVDFHLQEGTNAIVAVGTTGESATLDVNEHIEVIRRVVGQVGGRIPVIAGTGANSTREAVELTQNAKNAGADACLLVTPYYNKPTQEGLYLHFRHIAEAVAIPQILYNVPGRTACDMLPETVERLSKVDNIIGIKEATGDLQRARDILDRVSSNFLLYSGDDATAVELMLLGGKGNISVTANVAPRAMSDMCSAAMRGEAAIARAINDRLMPLHKNLFIEANPIPVKWALNEMGMMADGIRLPLTWLSPRCHEPLRQALRQSGVLV; the protein is encoded by the coding sequence ATGATTGCGGGCAGTATGGTGGCACTGGTCACGCCCATGGATGCGCAGGGTAATCTCGATTGGGACGCCTTGAGCAAACTGGTGGATTTCCACCTGCAAGAGGGCACCAATGCCATCGTCGCGGTCGGCACCACAGGTGAGTCGGCGACACTCGACGTCAATGAGCACATCGAAGTCATCCGCCGCGTAGTCGGTCAGGTCGGCGGGCGCATCCCGGTAATCGCGGGTACGGGTGCCAACTCCACCCGTGAAGCGGTCGAGCTGACCCAGAACGCCAAGAACGCTGGTGCCGATGCCTGCCTGCTGGTCACGCCGTACTACAACAAGCCGACTCAGGAAGGCCTCTATCTGCACTTCCGCCATATCGCCGAAGCCGTGGCCATCCCGCAGATTCTCTACAACGTGCCGGGGCGTACTGCCTGCGACATGCTGCCGGAAACCGTTGAGCGGTTGTCGAAGGTCGACAACATCATCGGTATCAAGGAAGCCACCGGCGACCTGCAGCGTGCCCGTGACATTCTTGATCGTGTCAGCTCGAATTTCCTGCTCTACTCCGGCGATGACGCCACTGCGGTCGAGCTGATGCTGCTGGGTGGCAAAGGCAACATCTCGGTGACTGCCAACGTGGCCCCGCGGGCGATGAGCGACATGTGCTCGGCGGCCATGCGTGGTGAAGCCGCGATTGCCAGGGCGATCAATGATCGGTTGATGCCCCTGCACAAAAATCTGTTCATCGAAGCCAATCCGATTCCGGTGAAGTGGGCACTGAATGAAATGGGCATGATGGCCGACGGCATTCGCTTGCCGCTGACCTGGCTGAGCCCCCGTTGTCACGAACCGCTGCGTCAGGCCCTGCGCCAGTCCGGTGTATTGGTCTAA
- a CDS encoding glycine cleavage system protein R codes for MSTPPVREQFLVISALGTNAMELTNVLCRASHENRCAVVSTRLSRHGDFSALVLQVSGNWDALARLETGLPALSKKHEFTANVIRSGASEVRPQALPYVAYVSSVYRPDILNELCQFFIDHNVELEALTCDTYQAPQTGGTMLNAQLTVTLPAGTQISWLRDQFLDFADALNLDALIEPWRPQNP; via the coding sequence ATGTCCACCCCTCCAGTTCGCGAACAATTCCTCGTCATCAGTGCTCTCGGCACCAACGCCATGGAGCTGACCAACGTCCTGTGCCGAGCCAGCCATGAAAACCGCTGTGCGGTCGTCAGCACGCGCCTGAGCCGCCATGGAGACTTCAGCGCACTGGTGCTGCAAGTATCTGGCAACTGGGATGCGCTGGCACGCCTGGAGACGGGCCTGCCGGCACTGTCCAAGAAACATGAGTTCACCGCCAACGTAATCCGCAGCGGTGCCTCGGAAGTCCGTCCTCAGGCGCTGCCTTACGTAGCCTACGTCAGCTCGGTGTATCGCCCGGACATCCTCAACGAACTGTGCCAGTTCTTCATCGACCACAACGTCGAGCTCGAGGCCCTGACCTGCGACACCTACCAGGCTCCGCAGACCGGCGGCACCATGCTCAACGCCCAGTTGACCGTCACCCTCCCCGCCGGCACCCAGATCAGCTGGCTGCGCGATCAGTTCCTCGACTTCGCCGATGCACTGAACCTCGACGCACTGATCGAACCCTGGCGCCCCCAGAATCCATAA
- a CDS encoding peroxiredoxin, giving the protein MTVAIDSPVADFSAPATGGDFNLAAYKGKQLVIYFYPKDNTPGCTTQGQGFRDAYEAFAAANTVVIGVSRDSLKTHENFKAKQSFPFELISDKDESVCGLFDVIKLKKLYGKEYLGIDRSTFLIDKNGVLRQEWRGVKVPGHVDEVLAAAEALNKA; this is encoded by the coding sequence ATGACTGTCGCTATCGACTCCCCGGTTGCAGATTTCAGCGCCCCCGCCACCGGCGGCGACTTCAACCTGGCTGCCTACAAGGGCAAGCAGTTGGTGATCTACTTCTACCCGAAGGACAACACTCCAGGTTGCACCACTCAGGGCCAGGGCTTTCGCGACGCTTATGAAGCCTTCGCGGCGGCCAACACGGTGGTCATCGGCGTATCACGCGACAGCCTGAAGACTCACGAGAACTTCAAGGCCAAGCAGAGCTTCCCCTTCGAGCTGATTTCGGACAAGGACGAAAGCGTCTGTGGACTGTTCGACGTGATCAAGCTGAAGAAGCTCTACGGCAAGGAGTACCTGGGCATCGACCGCAGCACCTTCCTGATCGACAAGAACGGCGTGCTGCGCCAGGAATGGCGAGGGGTCAAGGTACCTGGCCATGTCGATGAGGTACTGGCCGCGGCCGAGGCCCTCAACAAAGCCTGA
- a CDS encoding sulfurtransferase TusA family protein, which translates to MGDVAVWQGEHQAELDACGLNCPLPLLKAKMALNGLGSGDVLKVLATDAGSQRDFRAFARLAGHELLREEAEGEVFRYWLRKA; encoded by the coding sequence ATGGGTGATGTAGCGGTGTGGCAGGGCGAGCATCAGGCTGAGCTGGATGCGTGTGGCTTGAATTGTCCGCTGCCCTTGCTCAAGGCCAAGATGGCCCTCAACGGCCTGGGTAGTGGCGACGTACTCAAGGTGCTGGCCACGGATGCCGGGTCGCAGCGCGATTTTCGGGCGTTCGCTCGGCTGGCTGGCCATGAGCTGCTTCGTGAGGAGGCCGAAGGCGAGGTGTTCCGTTACTGGCTGCGCAAGGCGTGA
- a CDS encoding M48 family metalloprotease has product MNVLRPTLLTLALLMAQPTMANDLPSLGDASSSMVSPQQEYQLGRAWLSIVRGQVSQLSDPQLKDFVESSVYRLAETSQVQDRRLEFVLLNSPQINAFAAPGGIIGVNGGLFLYAQTEGEYASVLAHELAHLSQRHFARGLEAQQRMQLPVMAAMLAGIVAAAAGAGDAGIAAIASTQAAAIQEQRRFSRQNEQEADRIGLVNLEKAGYDPRSMPSMFERLMRQYRYDRMPPEFLLTHPVSESRIADTRNRAEQYQAGGTEDSLRYQLMRARVQLTYEETPGIAAKRFRAQLDENPNMDAARYGLTIALIKGSQFDEARDTLAPLLQKAPDDVTYNLAQISLDSAANRLSAADQRIKRLLDLYPGNYPLNQARIDLLLKQRSIPEAERALNDLLKRRVKDPDVWYQVAEVRGLSGNTIGLHQARAEFFALVGDFNQAIEQLDFAKRRASNNFQLASRIDARQKELIEEKRMTEEMLR; this is encoded by the coding sequence ATGAATGTTCTGCGCCCTACCCTGCTGACGCTCGCCTTGCTAATGGCACAACCGACGATGGCCAACGACCTGCCATCACTCGGCGATGCCAGCTCGTCGATGGTTTCTCCGCAACAGGAATATCAACTGGGCCGCGCCTGGCTGAGCATCGTCCGCGGTCAGGTCAGCCAGCTCTCGGATCCTCAGCTCAAGGACTTCGTCGAAAGCAGCGTTTACCGTCTGGCCGAAACCAGCCAGGTACAGGATCGGCGCCTCGAATTCGTGCTGCTCAACAGCCCGCAGATCAACGCCTTCGCCGCACCGGGCGGGATCATCGGCGTCAATGGCGGGCTGTTCCTGTATGCGCAGACCGAAGGCGAATACGCCTCGGTGCTGGCCCACGAACTGGCTCACTTGTCGCAGCGCCACTTCGCCCGCGGCCTGGAAGCCCAGCAACGCATGCAGTTGCCGGTCATGGCAGCCATGCTCGCCGGTATCGTCGCTGCCGCAGCGGGTGCTGGCGATGCCGGTATCGCCGCCATCGCGTCGACCCAGGCAGCGGCGATTCAGGAGCAGCGGCGCTTCTCCCGGCAGAACGAGCAGGAGGCCGACCGTATCGGTCTGGTCAACCTGGAAAAGGCTGGCTACGACCCTCGTTCGATGCCGAGCATGTTCGAGCGCCTGATGCGTCAGTACCGCTACGACCGCATGCCACCCGAATTCCTGCTGACTCACCCGGTTTCCGAATCGCGTATCGCCGATACCCGCAACCGCGCCGAGCAGTACCAGGCTGGCGGCACCGAAGACAGCTTGCGCTACCAGCTGATGCGTGCCCGCGTACAACTGACCTATGAAGAAACACCCGGCATCGCTGCCAAGCGCTTCCGTGCCCAGCTCGATGAAAACCCGAACATGGACGCTGCCCGCTACGGCCTGACCATCGCCCTGATCAAGGGCAGCCAGTTCGACGAAGCACGCGACACACTGGCGCCGCTGCTGCAAAAAGCGCCGGACGACGTCACCTACAACCTGGCGCAGATCAGCCTGGACAGCGCTGCCAACCGCCTCTCCGCGGCCGATCAGCGCATCAAGCGCCTGCTCGATCTGTACCCAGGCAATTACCCGCTGAACCAGGCACGCATCGACCTGCTGCTCAAACAACGCAGCATTCCCGAAGCAGAGCGGGCCTTGAACGATCTGCTCAAGCGCCGCGTAAAGGATCCGGACGTCTGGTATCAGGTCGCGGAAGTGCGCGGCCTCAGCGGCAACACCATCGGCCTGCATCAGGCCCGTGCCGAGTTCTTCGCATTGGTGGGGGATTTCAATCAGGCCATCGAACAGCTCGACTTCGCCAAGCGCCGGGCCAGCAACAACTTCCAGCTGGCCTCACGCATCGACGCCCGCCAGAAAGAGCTGATCGAAGAGAAGCGCATGACGGAAGAAATGCTGCGCTGA
- the nadA gene encoding quinolinate synthase NadA gives MTQIAERLLVQAHLDAKQPETLTAEQEAFYRDEIGKELKRQNAVLVAHYYCDPVLQALAEETGGCVSDSLEMARFGNQHSAQTVLVAGVKFMGETAKILNPEKRVLMPTLEATCSLDLGCPVDEFAAFCDQHPQRTVVVYANTSAAVKARADWVVTSSCAVEIVEHLMDNGESIIWAPDQHLGRFIQNKTGADMLLWDGACIVHEEFKARQLEEMKALYPEAAVLVHPESPTAVIDLADAVGSTSQLIAAAQRMPNKTFIVATDRGIFYKMQQLCPDKEFVAAPTAGNGAACRSCASCPWMAMNTLQRTLQCLREGSNEVFVDPALIPRAIKPLKRMLDFTQAARLKLAGNA, from the coding sequence ATGACGCAGATTGCCGAACGACTTCTTGTCCAAGCTCATCTTGATGCCAAGCAGCCAGAGACGCTGACGGCGGAGCAGGAAGCGTTCTACCGTGATGAAATTGGCAAAGAACTGAAGCGCCAGAATGCCGTTCTGGTGGCTCACTACTACTGTGACCCGGTACTGCAGGCGCTTGCCGAAGAAACCGGCGGCTGTGTGTCCGACTCGCTGGAGATGGCCCGCTTCGGTAATCAGCATTCGGCGCAGACCGTGCTGGTCGCCGGCGTAAAATTCATGGGCGAGACGGCGAAAATCCTCAATCCTGAAAAGCGCGTGCTGATGCCGACGCTGGAGGCTACCTGTTCGCTGGATCTGGGATGCCCGGTCGACGAGTTCGCCGCGTTCTGCGATCAGCATCCGCAGCGCACCGTGGTGGTTTACGCCAATACCTCGGCTGCGGTGAAGGCGCGTGCCGACTGGGTGGTAACCTCCAGCTGCGCCGTCGAGATCGTCGAGCACCTGATGGATAACGGCGAGAGCATCATCTGGGCGCCGGATCAGCACCTGGGCCGCTTCATCCAGAACAAGACCGGTGCCGACATGCTCCTCTGGGACGGTGCCTGCATCGTTCACGAAGAGTTCAAGGCCCGTCAGCTTGAGGAAATGAAGGCGCTGTATCCGGAAGCGGCCGTGCTGGTGCACCCGGAGTCACCAACCGCGGTGATCGACCTGGCCGATGCGGTGGGCTCGACCAGCCAACTGATCGCTGCCGCCCAGCGCATGCCGAACAAGACCTTCATCGTCGCTACCGACCGCGGCATCTTCTACAAGATGCAGCAGCTGTGTCCCGACAAGGAATTCGTCGCAGCGCCGACAGCCGGTAATGGTGCCGCCTGCCGCAGTTGCGCCAGTTGCCCCTGGATGGCGATGAACACCTTGCAGCGCACCTTGCAGTGCCTGCGCGAGGGCAGTAACGAAGTGTTCGTCGATCCGGCGCTGATCCCTCGGGCGATCAAACCGCTCAAGCGCATGCTGGACTTCACCCAGGCGGCACGCCTGAAGCTGGCAGGCAACGCCTGA
- a CDS encoding branched-chain amino acid aminotransferase, which yields MAYESIEWDKLGFDYIKTDQRYLSHWRDGEWDQGNLTEDNVLHISEGSTALHYGQQCFEGLKAYRCKDGSINLFRPDQNALRMQRSCARLLMPAPSSEQFIEACKQVVRANERFIPPYGSGGALYLRPFVIGVGDNIGVRTAPEFIFSVFCIPVGPYFKGGMKPNNFVISGYDRAAPQGTGAAKVGGNYAASLMPGSQAKKNNFADCIYLDPQTHTKIEEVGSANFFAITHNDEFVTPKSPSVLPGITRLSLIELAQSRLGLKVIEGDVFIDRLSDFKEAGACGTAAVITPIGGIEYEGKLHVFYSEKEVGPTISRLYSELTGVQSGDIEAPQGWIVKV from the coding sequence ATGGCTTACGAAAGCATCGAATGGGACAAGCTGGGTTTCGACTACATCAAGACCGACCAGCGCTACCTGTCGCACTGGCGCGACGGTGAGTGGGATCAGGGCAACCTGACCGAAGACAATGTGTTGCACATCAGCGAGGGCTCCACTGCCCTGCACTATGGTCAGCAGTGCTTCGAAGGCCTCAAGGCCTACCGCTGCAAGGACGGCTCGATCAACCTGTTCCGCCCGGACCAGAACGCCCTGCGAATGCAGCGCAGCTGCGCGCGCCTGCTGATGCCGGCACCATCCAGCGAGCAATTCATCGAGGCCTGCAAGCAAGTAGTCCGAGCCAACGAGCGCTTCATCCCGCCCTACGGCTCCGGCGGCGCGCTGTATCTGCGCCCCTTCGTGATCGGCGTTGGCGACAACATCGGCGTGCGCACCGCTCCGGAGTTCATCTTCTCGGTGTTCTGCATCCCGGTCGGCCCTTACTTCAAGGGCGGCATGAAGCCGAACAACTTCGTGATCTCTGGCTATGACCGCGCGGCGCCCCAAGGCACTGGCGCCGCCAAGGTCGGCGGCAACTATGCTGCGAGCCTGATGCCCGGCTCGCAGGCCAAGAAGAACAATTTCGCCGACTGCATCTACCTCGATCCGCAAACCCACACCAAGATCGAGGAAGTGGGCTCGGCGAACTTCTTCGCCATCACTCACAACGACGAGTTCGTCACCCCGAAATCGCCGTCGGTGCTGCCAGGCATCACCCGCCTGTCGCTGATCGAACTGGCACAAAGCCGCCTGGGCCTGAAAGTCATCGAAGGCGACGTGTTCATCGATCGCCTGAGCGATTTCAAGGAGGCCGGCGCTTGCGGTACCGCAGCCGTCATCACGCCAATTGGCGGCATCGAGTACGAGGGCAAGCTCCACGTCTTCTACAGTGAGAAAGAAGTTGGCCCGACCATCAGCCGCCTGTACAGCGAGCTGACCGGCGTGCAGTCCGGTGATATCGAAGCGCCGCAAGGCTGGATCGTCAAAGTGTGA
- the queC gene encoding 7-cyano-7-deazaguanine synthase QueC produces MSEKKAVILLSGGLDSATVVAMAKEQGYSCYSMSFDYGQRHRSELQAAERVARQLGVVEHRVIGMDLGGIGGSALTDASIDVPQAPTTGIPVTYVPARNTVFLALALGWAEVLEAQDIFIGVNAVDYSGYPDCRPQFVEAFEHVANLATKMGVEGRRISIQAPLQMMSKAEIVQTGSRLGVDYALTVSCYLADGDGRACGKCDSCRLRSAGFATAGVPDPTRYQ; encoded by the coding sequence ATGAGTGAAAAGAAAGCGGTCATCCTGCTGTCCGGTGGCCTCGACTCCGCCACTGTGGTGGCGATGGCCAAGGAGCAGGGTTATAGCTGCTATAGCATGAGCTTCGACTATGGGCAGCGGCATCGCTCCGAGTTGCAGGCTGCCGAACGGGTTGCCCGGCAGTTGGGGGTGGTTGAGCACAGGGTGATCGGTATGGATCTCGGCGGTATCGGCGGCTCGGCGCTGACCGATGCCAGTATCGATGTGCCGCAGGCCCCCACGACAGGAATTCCGGTGACCTATGTGCCGGCGCGCAACACTGTCTTTCTAGCCTTGGCTTTGGGCTGGGCCGAGGTGCTGGAGGCCCAGGACATCTTTATCGGTGTTAACGCGGTGGATTATTCCGGGTATCCGGATTGCCGGCCGCAATTCGTCGAGGCGTTCGAGCACGTGGCCAATCTCGCCACCAAGATGGGAGTTGAGGGGCGGCGCATCTCTATTCAGGCGCCCTTGCAGATGATGAGCAAGGCTGAAATCGTCCAGACGGGGTCGCGTTTGGGGGTTGATTACGCTCTGACCGTCTCTTGCTACCTTGCCGATGGTGACGGGCGTGCATGTGGGAAATGCGATAGCTGTCGTTTACGTTCAGCCGGCTTTGCCACTGCCGGTGTGCCCGATCCAACTCGTTATCAATAG
- the queE gene encoding 7-carboxy-7-deazaguanine synthase QueE, with amino-acid sequence MKDTLRITEIFFSLQGETRTAGLPTVFVRLTGCPLRCQYCDTAYAFSGGEILSLDAILEQVASYRPRYVCVTGGEPLAQPNCIPLLQRLCDAGYDVSLETSGALDVSAVDTRVSKVIDLKTPGSAEVARNRYENIEYLQPRDQVKFVICSREDYDWSVSKIIQYGLAERAGELLFSPSHQQVSGRELAEWVIADNLPVRMQLQLHKILWNDEPGH; translated from the coding sequence ATGAAAGATACCCTGCGCATTACCGAGATTTTTTTCTCGCTGCAGGGGGAAACGCGTACTGCCGGCTTGCCGACGGTATTCGTGCGCCTGACCGGCTGCCCCCTGCGCTGTCAATACTGCGACACCGCCTACGCCTTCAGTGGTGGAGAGATCCTCTCGCTGGACGCCATCCTCGAGCAGGTGGCGAGCTACCGTCCTCGTTATGTGTGCGTTACCGGTGGCGAGCCGCTCGCACAGCCCAACTGCATTCCCTTGCTCCAGCGTCTGTGTGACGCCGGTTACGACGTGTCCCTGGAAACCAGTGGCGCGCTGGACGTTTCGGCTGTCGATACTCGGGTCAGCAAGGTCATCGACCTGAAAACTCCAGGTTCGGCCGAGGTGGCCCGCAACCGCTACGAAAACATCGAGTACCTGCAGCCGCGGGATCAGGTCAAGTTCGTGATTTGTTCGCGTGAGGACTATGACTGGTCGGTGAGCAAGATCATCCAGTACGGCCTGGCCGAGCGCGCCGGCGAGCTGCTGTTCTCGCCTAGCCACCAGCAGGTGAGTGGGCGTGAGCTGGCCGAATGGGTGATCGCTGACAATCTGCCGGTGCGCATGCAACTGCAGCTGCACAAGATTCTTTGGAACGATGAGCCGGGGCACTGA
- the ybgF gene encoding tol-pal system protein YbgF, with protein sequence MRMCRRVVTVMALSLPLAAWAQIPVQDGSTGNGGASPNAGYGTSGAYAGGGVETPSSAQGMLFNQLQQMQQEIAQLRGMLEEQQNDIQRLKQEGLERYQDLDKRLSSGAAAGAAATQNSPAAGASNGTGGSSAGDAGQAQASGEPADPAKEKLFYDAAFDLIKAKDFDKASQAFAAFLRRYPNSQYAGNAQYWLGEVNLAKGDLQGAGQAFAKVSQAYPQHSKVPDSLFKLADVEIRLGNNDKAKGILQQVIAQYPGTSAAQLAQRDLQRIQ encoded by the coding sequence ATGCGAATGTGCCGACGTGTAGTAACCGTTATGGCGCTGAGTCTGCCGCTTGCGGCTTGGGCTCAGATTCCCGTACAGGATGGCAGTACCGGTAACGGTGGTGCCAGTCCGAATGCCGGTTACGGCACGTCTGGCGCCTACGCTGGAGGTGGGGTGGAAACCCCATCTTCGGCGCAGGGCATGCTGTTCAATCAGCTCCAGCAGATGCAGCAGGAAATCGCGCAACTGCGTGGCATGCTTGAAGAGCAGCAGAACGATATTCAGCGTTTGAAGCAAGAAGGCCTGGAGCGATACCAGGATCTTGATAAACGTCTGAGCAGTGGTGCCGCAGCTGGTGCTGCAGCCACACAGAATTCTCCAGCCGCGGGTGCCAGCAATGGCACCGGTGGTTCCTCCGCTGGTGACGCAGGGCAGGCGCAGGCCTCCGGCGAGCCGGCAGACCCGGCGAAGGAAAAGCTGTTTTACGATGCAGCTTTCGACCTGATCAAGGCCAAGGATTTCGACAAGGCCAGCCAAGCCTTCGCAGCGTTCCTGCGTCGTTATCCGAACAGCCAGTATGCGGGCAATGCCCAGTATTGGCTGGGGGAAGTGAACCTCGCCAAGGGTGATCTGCAGGGTGCCGGCCAGGCCTTCGCCAAAGTCAGTCAGGCCTATCCGCAGCACTCCAAAGTACCTGATTCGCTGTTCAAGTTGGCCGATGTGGAAATTCGCCTAGGCAACAATGACAAGGCCAAGGGCATTCTGCAGCAGGTCATCGCCCAGTATCCGGGCACTTCGGCTGCTCAGCTGGCTCAGCGTGACCTACAGCGCATCCAGTAA
- the pal gene encoding peptidoglycan-associated lipoprotein Pal gives MEMLKFGKFAALSLALAVAVGCSSKGGDTAGEGAVDPNAGYGANTGAVDGSLSEEAALRAITTFYFEYDSSDLKPEAMRALDVHAKDLKGNGARVVLEGHADERGTREYNMALGERRAKAVQRYLVLQGVSPAQLELVSYGEERPVATGNDEQSWAQNRRVELRK, from the coding sequence ATGGAAATGCTGAAATTTGGCAAATTTGCTGCACTGAGCCTGGCTCTGGCAGTGGCTGTTGGTTGTTCCTCCAAAGGCGGTGATACCGCTGGCGAAGGCGCTGTAGACCCGAACGCTGGCTACGGTGCAAACACCGGCGCTGTCGACGGCAGCCTGAGTGAAGAAGCCGCTCTGCGCGCTATCACCACTTTCTACTTCGAATACGACAGCTCTGACCTGAAGCCGGAAGCCATGCGCGCTCTGGACGTTCATGCCAAGGATCTGAAAGGTAATGGCGCTCGCGTCGTCCTGGAAGGCCACGCTGACGAGCGCGGTACCCGCGAATACAACATGGCTCTGGGCGAGCGTCGCGCCAAGGCCGTTCAGCGTTACCTGGTACTGCAGGGCGTTTCCCCTGCTCAGCTGGAACTGGTTTCCTACGGTGAAGAGCGTCCTGTTGCCACTGGCAACGACGAGCAATCCTGGGCTCAGAACCGTCGCGTCGAACTGCGTAAGTAA